The proteins below are encoded in one region of Gopherus flavomarginatus isolate rGopFla2 chromosome 12, rGopFla2.mat.asm, whole genome shotgun sequence:
- the LOC127032379 gene encoding carnitine O-acetyltransferase-like isoform X3, with product MGRWRLLLPPWGCARAPGSRAPFQPWGQLHVPRAAGGPVGAFEPFPSLQRPPSRCLASSFPLPRQPVPPLAQTLERYLRSLEVLVTPEELEETRQLVQEFGAPGGEGERLQAQLERRAARMENWLSDWWVQSAYLESRLPLTVHSSPAVVLPKQDYSDWRGQLRFAAKLIAGVLDFKAKIDQQALLVEYRGGHPQCMAQYSRLFASCRLPGPKHDGLLLPPPGRRAPTFITVVRNFQFFQLEVYNSDGTPLTVDQLHLQLQRIRGLSWKTDKEPLGVLTGDHRHTWGQAYSTLMRDRLNRESARCIQRSLFTVCLDAPVLKVSDERYPSRVAAQMLHGGGSYSNSGNRWFDKTLQFIVGEDGVCGVLYEQAMADGAPIATIIDHVLDYCKDPDTARAPMTPLPLPPKLYFYITPEIKWDIERAKQNLDMTHGSLCATSEVVSLRRFHLGRTDAVRPAAPPVLRLARAMETPHSQDEETLALLQAAVESQSARTEQVLAGQGIDRHLLGLKLAAIGDGQRLPGIFMDTAYAIATHCRLLTGQVASRSDCLMVYGPQVPDGYGVCYNPLDAHVNFAITAFNCCRETHAQRLAHTLQRVLDQLARLLGESPGGTGGEGGGDVEGQP from the exons atgGGGCGCTGGAggctcctcctgcccccctggGGCTGCGCCCGAGCTCCGGGTTCGCGCGCCCCG TTTCAGCCTTGGGGACAGCTGCACGTGCCTAGGGCGGCAGGTGGGCCCGTTGGTGCATTCGAGCCGTTCCCATCCCTGCAGCGGCCCCCGTCGCGGTGCCTGGCCTCGTCCTTCCCGCTGCCCCGGCAGCCCGTGCCCCCCCTGGCGCAGACGCTGGAGCGGTACCTGCGCTCGCTGGAGGTGCTGGTCACGCCCGAGGAGCTGGAGGAAACCCGGCAGCTGGTGCAGGAGTTCGGGGCacctggcggggagggggagcggcTGCAGGCCCAGCTGGAGCGCAGAGCTGCCCGCATGGAGAACTGG CTCTCAGATTGGTGGGTGCAGAGCGCGTATCTGGAGAGCCGCCTGCCCCTCACCGTCCACTCCAGCCCGGCTGTGGTGCTCCCCAAGCAGGACTATAGCGACTGGAGGGGGCAGCTCCG gtttgCGGCGAAGCTCATCGCGGGGGTGCTGGATTTCAAGGCTAAGATTGATCA gCAGGCGCTGCTGGTGGAGTACCGGGGGGGGCACCCCCAGTGCATGGCCCAGTACAGCCGCCTCTTCGCCTCCTGCCGCCTACCTGGCCCCAAGCACGACGGGCTTCTGCTGCCCCCCCCAGGGCGCCGGGCCCCCACCTTCATCACCGTCGTCCGCAACTTCCAg TTTTTCCAGCTGGAGGTGTACAACAGCGACGGGACCCCCCTCACCGTGGACCAGCTGCACCTGCAGCTGCAGCGCATCCGGGGGCTGTCGTGGAAGACGGACAAGGAGCCACTGGGGGTGCTGACGGGGGATCACCGGCACACCTGGGGCCAGGCCTACAGCACCCTCATGAGAG ACCGGCTGAACCGGGAGTCGGCCCGGTGCATCCAGCGCAGCCTCTTCACCGTCTGCCTCGACGCCCCGGTGCTGAAGGTGTCGGACGAGCGCTACCCCAGCCGCGTCGCCGCCCAGATGCTGCACGGGGGCGGCAGCTACTCCAACAGCGGCAACCGGTGGTTTGACAAGACCCTGCAG ttCATCGTGGGGGAGGACGGCGTTTGTGGGGTGTTGTATGAACAGGCCATGGCCGACGGGGCCCCCATAGCCACCATCATCGACCATGTCCTCGATTACTG CAAGGACCCTGACACGGCGCGCGCCCCCATgacgcccctgcccctgccccccaagctgtACTTCTACATCACCCCCGAGATCAAGTGGGACATCGAGCGAGCCAAGCAGAACCTGGACAT GACCCACGGCTCGCTCTGCGCCACCAGCGAGGTGGTGTCCCTACGCCGTTTCCACCTGGGACGGACGGACGCCGTGCGCCCCGCGGCCCCCCCGGTGCTGCGCCTGGCCCGGGCCATGGAAACGCCCCACAGCCAG gacgaGGAGACGCTGGCCCTGCTGCAGGCGGCTGTGGAATCTCAGAGCGCCAGGACCGAACAG GTGCTGGCCGGGCAGGGCATCGACCGGCACCTCCTGGGCCTGAAGCTGGCGGCCATCGGGGACGGGCAGCGGCTGCCAGGGATCTTCATGGACACGGCCTACGCCATCGCCACGCACTGCCGGCTGCTCACCGGCCAG gtggCTTCGCGCTCCGACTGCCTGATGGTCTACGGGCCGCAGGTGCCGGACGGCTACGGGGTCTGCTACAACCCGCTGGATGCCCACGTCAACTTCGCCATCACGGCCTTCAACTGCTGCCGCGAGACCCACGCCCAGCGCCTGGCCCACACCCTGCAGCGGGTCCTGGACCAGCTCGCCCGCCTGCTGGGGGAGAGCCCGGGGGGCACcggcggggaggggggcggggacgTGGAGGGGCAGCCCTGA
- the LOC127032379 gene encoding carnitine O-acetyltransferase-like isoform X2, with translation MGRWRLLLPPWGCARAPGSRAPFQPWGQLHVPRAAGGPVGAFEPFPSLQRPPSRCLASSFPLPRQPVPPLAQTLERYLRSLEVLVTPEELEETRQLVQEFGAPGGEGERLQAQLERRAARMENWLSDWWVQSAYLESRLPLTVHSSPAVVLPKQDYSDWRGQLRFAAKLIAGVLDFKAKIDQQALLVEYRGGHPQCMAQYSRLFASCRLPGPKHDGLLLPPPGRRAPTFITVVRNFQFFQLEVYNSDGTPLTVDQLHLQLQRIRGLSWKTDKEPLGVLTGDHRHTWGQAYSTLMRDRLNRESARCIQRSLFTVCLDAPVLKVSDERYPSRVAAQMLHGGGSYSNSGNRWFDKTLQFIVGEDGVCGVLYEQAMADGAPIATIIDHVLDYCLITDLDISCFTYRGFGQGLPKRWGLRPDSLFQVALQLAYYRTHGSLCATSEVVSLRRFHLGRTDAVRPAAPPVLRLARAMETPHSQDEETLALLQAAVESQSARTEQVLAGQGIDRHLLGLKLAAIGDGQRLPGIFMDTAYAIATHCRLLTGQVASRSDCLMVYGPQVPDGYGVCYNPLDAHVNFAITAFNCCRETHAQRLAHTLQRVLDQLARLLGESPGGTGGEGGGDVEGQP, from the exons atgGGGCGCTGGAggctcctcctgcccccctggGGCTGCGCCCGAGCTCCGGGTTCGCGCGCCCCG TTTCAGCCTTGGGGACAGCTGCACGTGCCTAGGGCGGCAGGTGGGCCCGTTGGTGCATTCGAGCCGTTCCCATCCCTGCAGCGGCCCCCGTCGCGGTGCCTGGCCTCGTCCTTCCCGCTGCCCCGGCAGCCCGTGCCCCCCCTGGCGCAGACGCTGGAGCGGTACCTGCGCTCGCTGGAGGTGCTGGTCACGCCCGAGGAGCTGGAGGAAACCCGGCAGCTGGTGCAGGAGTTCGGGGCacctggcggggagggggagcggcTGCAGGCCCAGCTGGAGCGCAGAGCTGCCCGCATGGAGAACTGG CTCTCAGATTGGTGGGTGCAGAGCGCGTATCTGGAGAGCCGCCTGCCCCTCACCGTCCACTCCAGCCCGGCTGTGGTGCTCCCCAAGCAGGACTATAGCGACTGGAGGGGGCAGCTCCG gtttgCGGCGAAGCTCATCGCGGGGGTGCTGGATTTCAAGGCTAAGATTGATCA gCAGGCGCTGCTGGTGGAGTACCGGGGGGGGCACCCCCAGTGCATGGCCCAGTACAGCCGCCTCTTCGCCTCCTGCCGCCTACCTGGCCCCAAGCACGACGGGCTTCTGCTGCCCCCCCCAGGGCGCCGGGCCCCCACCTTCATCACCGTCGTCCGCAACTTCCAg TTTTTCCAGCTGGAGGTGTACAACAGCGACGGGACCCCCCTCACCGTGGACCAGCTGCACCTGCAGCTGCAGCGCATCCGGGGGCTGTCGTGGAAGACGGACAAGGAGCCACTGGGGGTGCTGACGGGGGATCACCGGCACACCTGGGGCCAGGCCTACAGCACCCTCATGAGAG ACCGGCTGAACCGGGAGTCGGCCCGGTGCATCCAGCGCAGCCTCTTCACCGTCTGCCTCGACGCCCCGGTGCTGAAGGTGTCGGACGAGCGCTACCCCAGCCGCGTCGCCGCCCAGATGCTGCACGGGGGCGGCAGCTACTCCAACAGCGGCAACCGGTGGTTTGACAAGACCCTGCAG ttCATCGTGGGGGAGGACGGCGTTTGTGGGGTGTTGTATGAACAGGCCATGGCCGACGGGGCCCCCATAGCCACCATCATCGACCATGTCCTCGATTACTG cctgatCACGGACCTGGACATCAGCTGTTTCACCTACCGGGGGTTCGGGCAGGGGCTCCCCAAGCGCTGGGGGCTGCGCCCCGACTCCCTCTTCCAGGTGGCGCTGCAGCTGGCCTACTACAG GACCCACGGCTCGCTCTGCGCCACCAGCGAGGTGGTGTCCCTACGCCGTTTCCACCTGGGACGGACGGACGCCGTGCGCCCCGCGGCCCCCCCGGTGCTGCGCCTGGCCCGGGCCATGGAAACGCCCCACAGCCAG gacgaGGAGACGCTGGCCCTGCTGCAGGCGGCTGTGGAATCTCAGAGCGCCAGGACCGAACAG GTGCTGGCCGGGCAGGGCATCGACCGGCACCTCCTGGGCCTGAAGCTGGCGGCCATCGGGGACGGGCAGCGGCTGCCAGGGATCTTCATGGACACGGCCTACGCCATCGCCACGCACTGCCGGCTGCTCACCGGCCAG gtggCTTCGCGCTCCGACTGCCTGATGGTCTACGGGCCGCAGGTGCCGGACGGCTACGGGGTCTGCTACAACCCGCTGGATGCCCACGTCAACTTCGCCATCACGGCCTTCAACTGCTGCCGCGAGACCCACGCCCAGCGCCTGGCCCACACCCTGCAGCGGGTCCTGGACCAGCTCGCCCGCCTGCTGGGGGAGAGCCCGGGGGGCACcggcggggaggggggcggggacgTGGAGGGGCAGCCCTGA
- the LOC127032379 gene encoding carnitine O-acetyltransferase-like isoform X1 has product MGRWRLLLPPWGCARAPGSRAPFQPWGQLHVPRAAGGPVGAFEPFPSLQRPPSRCLASSFPLPRQPVPPLAQTLERYLRSLEVLVTPEELEETRQLVQEFGAPGGEGERLQAQLERRAARMENWLSDWWVQSAYLESRLPLTVHSSPAVVLPKQDYSDWRGQLRFAAKLIAGVLDFKAKIDQQALLVEYRGGHPQCMAQYSRLFASCRLPGPKHDGLLLPPPGRRAPTFITVVRNFQFFQLEVYNSDGTPLTVDQLHLQLQRIRGLSWKTDKEPLGVLTGDHRHTWGQAYSTLMRDRLNRESARCIQRSLFTVCLDAPVLKVSDERYPSRVAAQMLHGGGSYSNSGNRWFDKTLQFIVGEDGVCGVLYEQAMADGAPIATIIDHVLDYCKDPDTARAPMTPLPLPPKLYFYITPEIKWDIERAKQNLDILITDLDISCFTYRGFGQGLPKRWGLRPDSLFQVALQLAYYRTHGSLCATSEVVSLRRFHLGRTDAVRPAAPPVLRLARAMETPHSQDEETLALLQAAVESQSARTEQVLAGQGIDRHLLGLKLAAIGDGQRLPGIFMDTAYAIATHCRLLTGQVASRSDCLMVYGPQVPDGYGVCYNPLDAHVNFAITAFNCCRETHAQRLAHTLQRVLDQLARLLGESPGGTGGEGGGDVEGQP; this is encoded by the exons atgGGGCGCTGGAggctcctcctgcccccctggGGCTGCGCCCGAGCTCCGGGTTCGCGCGCCCCG TTTCAGCCTTGGGGACAGCTGCACGTGCCTAGGGCGGCAGGTGGGCCCGTTGGTGCATTCGAGCCGTTCCCATCCCTGCAGCGGCCCCCGTCGCGGTGCCTGGCCTCGTCCTTCCCGCTGCCCCGGCAGCCCGTGCCCCCCCTGGCGCAGACGCTGGAGCGGTACCTGCGCTCGCTGGAGGTGCTGGTCACGCCCGAGGAGCTGGAGGAAACCCGGCAGCTGGTGCAGGAGTTCGGGGCacctggcggggagggggagcggcTGCAGGCCCAGCTGGAGCGCAGAGCTGCCCGCATGGAGAACTGG CTCTCAGATTGGTGGGTGCAGAGCGCGTATCTGGAGAGCCGCCTGCCCCTCACCGTCCACTCCAGCCCGGCTGTGGTGCTCCCCAAGCAGGACTATAGCGACTGGAGGGGGCAGCTCCG gtttgCGGCGAAGCTCATCGCGGGGGTGCTGGATTTCAAGGCTAAGATTGATCA gCAGGCGCTGCTGGTGGAGTACCGGGGGGGGCACCCCCAGTGCATGGCCCAGTACAGCCGCCTCTTCGCCTCCTGCCGCCTACCTGGCCCCAAGCACGACGGGCTTCTGCTGCCCCCCCCAGGGCGCCGGGCCCCCACCTTCATCACCGTCGTCCGCAACTTCCAg TTTTTCCAGCTGGAGGTGTACAACAGCGACGGGACCCCCCTCACCGTGGACCAGCTGCACCTGCAGCTGCAGCGCATCCGGGGGCTGTCGTGGAAGACGGACAAGGAGCCACTGGGGGTGCTGACGGGGGATCACCGGCACACCTGGGGCCAGGCCTACAGCACCCTCATGAGAG ACCGGCTGAACCGGGAGTCGGCCCGGTGCATCCAGCGCAGCCTCTTCACCGTCTGCCTCGACGCCCCGGTGCTGAAGGTGTCGGACGAGCGCTACCCCAGCCGCGTCGCCGCCCAGATGCTGCACGGGGGCGGCAGCTACTCCAACAGCGGCAACCGGTGGTTTGACAAGACCCTGCAG ttCATCGTGGGGGAGGACGGCGTTTGTGGGGTGTTGTATGAACAGGCCATGGCCGACGGGGCCCCCATAGCCACCATCATCGACCATGTCCTCGATTACTG CAAGGACCCTGACACGGCGCGCGCCCCCATgacgcccctgcccctgccccccaagctgtACTTCTACATCACCCCCGAGATCAAGTGGGACATCGAGCGAGCCAAGCAGAACCTGGACAT cctgatCACGGACCTGGACATCAGCTGTTTCACCTACCGGGGGTTCGGGCAGGGGCTCCCCAAGCGCTGGGGGCTGCGCCCCGACTCCCTCTTCCAGGTGGCGCTGCAGCTGGCCTACTACAG GACCCACGGCTCGCTCTGCGCCACCAGCGAGGTGGTGTCCCTACGCCGTTTCCACCTGGGACGGACGGACGCCGTGCGCCCCGCGGCCCCCCCGGTGCTGCGCCTGGCCCGGGCCATGGAAACGCCCCACAGCCAG gacgaGGAGACGCTGGCCCTGCTGCAGGCGGCTGTGGAATCTCAGAGCGCCAGGACCGAACAG GTGCTGGCCGGGCAGGGCATCGACCGGCACCTCCTGGGCCTGAAGCTGGCGGCCATCGGGGACGGGCAGCGGCTGCCAGGGATCTTCATGGACACGGCCTACGCCATCGCCACGCACTGCCGGCTGCTCACCGGCCAG gtggCTTCGCGCTCCGACTGCCTGATGGTCTACGGGCCGCAGGTGCCGGACGGCTACGGGGTCTGCTACAACCCGCTGGATGCCCACGTCAACTTCGCCATCACGGCCTTCAACTGCTGCCGCGAGACCCACGCCCAGCGCCTGGCCCACACCCTGCAGCGGGTCCTGGACCAGCTCGCCCGCCTGCTGGGGGAGAGCCCGGGGGGCACcggcggggaggggggcggggacgTGGAGGGGCAGCCCTGA